The genomic DNA cataatgtttaatctccttctatatctaattcggttAGCGAAACTACTAGATCaaggatcaaacatgtccttaactgtgtcatttctacatatagcaatTGAAGCAAGCTCAAGATACGTagtagctagacttttgacactacattAAAGGTCGtcccaaaatataataaaaaaatcatcccccacaatgaatctagactaTTCACGAAAACTTTTCCACATGGGATAAATTCCCTTCCAAATGCTACACCCCGctagataattagacattttagTGAACTAATTAGACCAATCATTATCATACTTACATCTAATTATCGATACCTAAAGACTATTCAACTCCATTGCAAATCTACTACatcattttgatagaagagctttattaaaaaaaataagatcttGAATATCTAGACCTCCTTGatcttaaaacatttaattttatccTAACTAACTAGATGACAAAATGATGAGTTAGAAGATCCTCAttaaaatttacacattattctctccatTTTCACCACCACACTCTTGGGGAGAATGAATaacgacatcatatatgtgggcATAAATGACAACACACTCATAATGAGGATTAGCCGACcccctttcgagattattttacttttctgtCTAGACAATTTATattccattttagtgataatcgggtcTCAATAGACTTTGGATTGCAATTTAGAACTTAATGGCATACCAATATATGTTGACGGAAGATCACCAATTTTAAACCTAACACATTTTCCAGCCTTATCCTTCTATTCAaaatagaatttgaaaaaatatgtttaatttattaagattaactcgaaAACTGGAACATGTACCGAAAAACCATAAAATATCTCGAATGTGTTTAAAATTCCTATAAGTAGCTTGAACCATACAGAGCGTGTCATCAGCGAAAAGCAAATGTGATATGACAAAAGAATATATTCTTGACCCACAACTCACTTCACGATGAGTCCCGAGTTTTCTATGAAGGCTATCATTTTTTAGAGAGCTTCTATAACAATGATGAACAAAAAATGAGAGAGTGGATCACCTTGTCTGATCCCTCTAGAGCTCTTAAAAAATCTCTGAGAACTTCCATTAACAATGATAGAAAACTTAATCGTCGAGAGGCAATATCTAATCCAACCAATTCATTTCGCACTCATTCTCATTTTTCcattacatcaaataaaaactccCAATTAACACGATCATAAGATTTTTCGATGTCTAACTTGACAAAAGCACATTTTCACCTATTGAATTAGTTGAGTCAATGCACTCATTGATTACCTTTGATGAATGTCATCTGATTATTAGATATGACCGTCTTTAACACCTTTCACAACCTATTGGCCAAACATTTTGCGACAATCTTATATAATGACGAAACAAGACCGATGGGCCTAAAATTCTTCACATCAATAGTTCTTGGAGCTTTACGAATGAGACATATTAAAGTAGAGTTCCAACTCTTATCAAATGATGAAAtcgataaaaatgatcaatttcTTCCATAATTTCAGTTATAAGGAAAGGCCACACCTTTTTAAAAAAAGCAAAAGTATTTTGGCGCTTTATCACTTCCACACCCCTTAATGGCCTCCTCAACCTCCTCCAATGTAAAATGAGCATCCAATATATCTTTTTGCGTtgtactaattgaatcaaaagttataCCATTCAATTTAGGTATGACCTTAAATGGCTCCTTAAGTAAACACTTATAGAATTTGACAATACTCGTAGAGATTTCAGGTTCACTATCATAAACTTCCCCCACGATCGAGATAGAAtttatcacattattttttGCTTGCGCATTAGAGATCCCATGAAAAAACTTAGTGTTTCTATTTCCAACTCTTAATCGTGTAGCTCTACTTCGCTGGCGTGCCCTAGTTTCTTCTTCCTTACACATATCGAGTAACTTGCTAACAATGTGAATCTGAGAACTAACCTCATCAGCGAAGAGTTCATGAATCTCCTCATTCTCGttaatgacattaattttattatacaagtCATTGATTTTAGCACAAAATAAAGCACGATCTCCCACAAACCAACTTTTGAGAAACTTACGTAGATTCCTTAAATTCACAAAGAGATTACTCGACGGAGAACCAACAAATGACTGATTCACCCACCATGATTGCACACGCGGTATAAAGTCCTCTTtgatcaaccatttatttttgaatCTAAATGGTCGACATGTTCTCTCCATCTTTAGGTGTTCTATCAAGATCGGTCTGTGATCTGAACAACTCTATAAAAGgaccttttgaaatatattataaaattctcGAAAAATTGATTCAGTAATTAGAAATCTATTGATACGAGAATGAATGTGAACCTCATTACCATTACTTCTCCTATAAGTGAATTGACCACATTACAAAGGCAAATCGATAATATCAAGTTCTTTAATTGTCTCTAAGAACTCACGCATTATGCTATTATGTCTATTGGCCCCTTTTCTTTCAGACGGAAATCTCAGTTCATTCATGTCGCCCGCAAAAACAATTGTTAAGTCTCAGAGACTAACAACCttcttcatctcattaaagAACTCAATTTTAAATTGTGTAAGAATCGGTCCATAGACCGTGAAAATTACCCATCGGAAATTATCCTTCCGATTTCTTAATTGAACATTAATCGAGTATCTACCAAAATTAACATCCAATTTCTCCTACATATTTTCATTCCATGCAACAAGAATACCACTTGACGCTCCTATAGAATCAAGAGCCTCCCAACCACACAACCTCCAATTGCATAAATCTCTAACGATTCACTTATCCATCTTCCGAATTTTTGTCTCACTAAAATAGTATATGGCACAATTAAGGATTCTCATTAGTGACTTAATGATACCTCTATTCACACcatcatttaattcataatttttcaagTAGTAATTTTTCCAATCATTGATAAAATCTAGTTGGAATAAACCTTTTTTTCGGCTTCAAGACACGCTTTCATACTTGTATATACCCTTGTGGTAGATCATTTAGCTTCTTCAGTTGACAATGTTGGTAGTTTTTCGATAAAGAGGGACTTGGGTGGAAAGTATACGGCATGGGTGGAATCTCGTGCATATTAGGCCACACTTCATTCTTTAATTCAAGGATCTCCTTCATGGGACATTTGTTTTCTTCCATTGTCATATTATGTGTAGAAAATTCTACTTGTATATTCTCGTTGATATCATAATCTGACTCAGAATTCATTGAATCCTCATCAGACACATCATGAATGAAAATTGGTGATTCAAGAATATTAATCTAATGATAAAGTGTTCTAATAGGATTGACTTggattatatcttttatatgagaccaaaatttattttctaaatcttCAATCGTTTCTTTCTCGGACAATAAATCTGAAATATAACGAGGAGTTGATGAACTCACCTTTTGATATACCACCACTTGCCTATTCTCTATTCTTTTGACATTCAAGTAATCATCGCCACCCGAGGTGTGTGAAGACGGATGCTCCATCTCATCCTCACGAGAAACTATTGAATCATTTAATATATCTTCATTCTGTTCAATCACCCTCCTAGCCATATCAAATCTCCCTGAATTTGTTATCTCAACAATTAATCTTTCAACATCAGCAAGACTAGCCATACGAATCTGATCGACATAAAATGGTGTAATAATTGAATCTCTGGTTAGTCCACACGAAATCGATGCCTCCGACACAAGAGGATTTGATAATGAAGAAGACCCTAGAGAAGGAGACACGACAATAGGACGTTCAGGTCACACCATCATTTTATATACATGTGTCCCGTTATCAATCCAAATAGATTCAGGGTAACGACTATGTAAATTAGAATGGCGCACCTTAATTCTAACACAATCGTTCTCTTGTACTAATTGATTTTCCTCATCGAGTTCAATAAATCTCCCAAGATCATTATTGGCCCGACTAAGAAGATCATGATTTCACATATCTGTTGCTATCCCAAATAATCGAATCCACATACCTTCCTTATCTACGGGCGTTCTTATGTTGTGCTTGGTCACTACATGtgtattttcaatattaaatggTCGACCATCAATGAGTCATCGAATTTCTTCCTTGATTAAAggtctaatatatttatcaattgacaTAATAAACATTGTTTTAAATTCTTTCCATAGAGTAACATATCTTCCATGAGAATTGAATCCATACCAAAACAAACTCTCATTAAGTTTGATCCCAAGTCACCCTCAATTTCACGTCGACGTCTGAAGGGCCCGACGtaataactttaattaaaacCAAATCAACCTGAATCGTACTTTTTTCCCGTTCTTAATTTCCGATATAGCCACAACTCTAGAACGCACCTCCTACGtttgaaatttaaaagatttagatCCGACATGAACAACCTTCGTCTAGTCGACCCAACCCGGTTGTTTTCTAGCTCCTACTACTGTATAAGTCAGAACTTCATCCTTGCTAAAATCTTGCACAACTCTAAGCCTAAATTGATGCATAAGTTGTGTGTTAACTAAAGACTTCACGGAGTCTAATCGATGACTGGCCCTTTTCTACTTTGATGAGTTTTCATTTAAAAGACTATAAACTCTTAATATTTGAACTAACCAACCATTCTAGAGTTTAAAAATggtcaataattttaaataaattgttaattttaattgtcTTTGGATggtcaataattttaaataaattattaattttaattgtcttTGGATTTGAAACTTAGtttcagaaaaaaaataaaataaattcatctatgaaatcaattgatttaaaaaattcagaataaaatgaaatattgaaatgaatatttttaacactCTCGTCGCTACAGCACAAActcttttaaaactaaaatatgacaattttaactaatattataaaaacatgaGTGTCTATAATATCATctaaaacataacaaaattaatCATTTCGAGAAGAACATAAAACTTAACCGAACAactaaatatgatattattgtaTTGGTTTGATGATAGGGGCggtaaataatatatactacTATTCTAGGTTAACTAAAAAAATCGATCGGGTACTCGCACTATGACAAAATTAACGTGTCGTGTTGTTAatttgcaaaatttaaattataatattaaaattgacaTATATATAAGTCTTGAAACTTACGTAACTATAAGATTTTaatcaactaaactaataacaactaaaataataagactttataatatttttaaatcaacaTAATATTGATAAGtgacattatatttatataatttaatttttttattaatttcttataatatatatatatatataaatacagtTTTTTCACATCACTCGATTTTCGCACCACAACGCACAACTATTTTGTTATAGTAAACCAGTagaattactaattaatttgcAAGTTGACCTGTTATGTTATAATAAACGAACCGGgttgttaattaatttgtgggtttgacccgttcataaaatttgaatatgttaatttaaaaaagtaaaatgaaaataatatagaattttgaaatatgtttactatataaatattattatcactttaaataatgttatacttattttttttaatttataattaattttaaatattattttttttataaaattattttagttagtaaaaagtatttcaatttttttgaaagatAATTACGTAGAACTAATGttgaaactttttttaaatgtatataaatatattgattatgATGACTATTTGtaccattttatatattaagaaacacgactatttaatatatataacagttatatatatataaaagaaaggtttatagttattttttagtttgctctttttatgattatttttatctGAACAAGTAGAAACATAAATAATCCCAATGGTATAGTTTGAATAGAACTGATCATTCACACTGTCTTAATTAGAGGATGACTAAGTTGAAACCAGCATGCATCATGATGAAATGgtgataatatttttacattatgattaaatataaaaatattgttatagATAATTATTGCTCTTTTGTTTGtggatttattataatatacagTGTGTACTTATGTCTTTTAGTTCCCACGTGAAAGTAGCCAAAATGCGCAGAAACAGGTGGCCCACCGGCCATGCCCTTGCCCAGCTCCGACCGTCATGCTCAACCTTTGCATGTTCATTACGTGGCAGCGGTGCCGATGATCAACATCTTTTTTGCTTTGTCTATCATTTTCTTTTGGCCATTTTTCGGTAATAGGGTTCGTTTGGTTCAAACATTccttaatcttttatttatttattattatatattgaactTTAAAACTTAAGGATATACGTCACTCGGTCTCTTAAACTATCAaggtgtttgattatatttatatatatatatatatatatatatatatataaataaatatatatatattagcagTTTAATTATCCCTATATAAgagtttagattttttttatagatctTCTCTCCTATAgtagagtttatatatattttgttgaactttttttttagttatgttttcattttttcgTTTAAATAGTTAATCTCGTTGTGTTTTTAGGTACGTTTAGTTTGATGACTAGGTAAAcactcttattttttatttattttattaaacgaTCATCATTTATAAtgcatacatttttttttaaatgagtatttttttttttaattttgttataataatcCTTTTATATGTATACATGTCCAAGTGAAAACGACAAAACTACCTAGCTGTTAAACATTAACTAATGATAAAATATCAGaagtttcttaaaaaatattattttttgtattttttatttttttatctgattaatatttgattaagatagatagataaagttttttaaacagccaatttattatttataatgtgtTTTGAAATATAAGTTTGAGGGTTTGACCCCTACTTACTTGACTTTACAATTTATCATTTaacaatatttattgttataaaaCATGAagttaaatatacatatatttataaatgtattgTGTACATACATCtccaataaaatttaaaaagaatctAATACTTCAATCTAATCCGAATCTTAAGACGTAGCTAGCCTTTAATCATGAAAcagaatatttatgttatttaaaccCTTAATCCATCTtggtataattaattttctttgaCTTAAACTAATCTAGAATTTATATTGGCACACTTTTTTATTTAGATCCGGCCATTAAGATCACAACTATATAAGGATTGATAATGGAATTACCGACAAAAGTATTATTTGTCgctattttaacaaaataaataaataaaaatattacttaccgTCGATAATGTAATGTTCGAGACGATAACTCACTTAAATGTTAATAGTTCAATCTAATCCTTCAATCTTTGTTATTGTTagtgaataaatatttattaaacttattttatttttggttattaaatttattttacttttggtCAATAATAGCGTGTCATTTTCTACATTAATTAGTCTTCAATACAACATGAGCTgtcatatatttatcaaaataaaattaccaAAGTTGAATACAATATCTAACAAACACAAAAAATTATTGACTCAAATTGGAAAGCTATAAAAATGTTGATAACTGATCAactcagttttttttatttgtctagTTAGTTTAAACTCTATAAaagtcattaataaaaaaaagagtattAGAAGTAACATCAATTCTCATAATTAAATGTAGATTCTTTGGTCCTTTTATTGAAAGAGAATATATATGCCATTAATTGTGGTGAGTTTAATTTTACCTTGGCATTAAATTATACTATAGTCTAATTAATAATCTTCATGATAACAAAACTACATgagaacttaattaaaataaataaaattaaaacagaCATATAGACTAATATGTATAACCTCCTTAGTCTTGTACAATATGATCCATGCATTTATTGAAAGTTATTATACATTTAACATTTGTACAAGTCTATTTCTCTCCCTCTGCTTCAAAAGGAACATTAAAAAGTAACCAAACAAAATTTCGTAAAATACCCAAAAACTTAaacctcaaaaaaaaaaaaacttggatAAGTCAAAAAGAAAACGTAACCCTAGCCAGACAGCAAACATGACATCATGATTCCGACGGCTCAAAGCCCCAACTTGGTCCTGCATGATTCGCCGCCGACGTCCGATATTGAATTCCATACACCTCGCGGCGGCAAATCCTTCTTAGGGCTGACGTCATGCGCAGATTGGAAGTTGAAGCCAAGAGTCAGTCCCAGCTCTACAAAGTCTTCCTTAAGTCCTTCTTCCACATGAGGAGTACCGACGGCTTTAATCGCCGACTGATTCACCGCCGGGGGCGGATGAAAAACCAAGCTCTCTTCGAGTAGGAAATCTTCTTGAATCTCTACTTCGGACTGATGACTCAGAGACGACTCATGACTCGTTGACCTTTTCTTCTTTCCTAACTCATTCACCCTCGAACCGCCGGACTTCTTAAATTGGCATCGATCCCGAACACGATGAAGATGATCATTACCCAAATTTTCATCTTTGGACACGTGGCGAATATCGTACGCCTTCAAAGGCGGTCCATTATTCGCCTCATCCGATTCAGATGCAAATTGGGTAATCGGAACTCCTTCTAAAACCGCTTCAACAGCAGTTTGACAAAGAGCCCAGTTTCCCGACCACAACAAACCAACCGAACCATAAATCGGATTCACAAT from Impatiens glandulifera chromosome 9, dImpGla2.1, whole genome shotgun sequence includes the following:
- the LOC124916569 gene encoding LOB domain-containing protein 40, which produces MRMSCNGCRVLRKGCNENCSIRPCLHWIKSPESQANATVFLAKFYGRAGLMNLINAGPDHLRPAVFRSLLYEACGRIVNPIYGSVGLLWSGNWALCQTAVEAVLEGVPITQFASESDEANNGPPLKAYDIRHVSKDENLGNDHLHRVRDRCQFKKSGGSRVNELGKKKRSTSHESSLSHQSEVEIQEDFLLEESLVFHPPPAVNQSAIKAVGTPHVEEGLKEDFVELGLTLGFNFQSAHDVSPKKDLPPRGVWNSISDVGGESCRTKLGL
- the LOC124916107 gene encoding uncharacterized protein LOC124916107, which translates into the protein MERTCRPFRFKNKWLIKEDFIPRVQSWWVNQSFVGSPSSNLFVNLRNLRKFLKSWFVGDRALFCAKINDLYNKINVINENEEIHELFADEVSSQIHIVSKLLDMCKEEETRARQRSRATRLRVGNRNTKFFHGISNAQAKNNVINSISIVGEVYDSEPEISTSIVKFYKCLLKEPFKVIPKLNGITFDSISTTQKDILDAHFTLEEVEEAIKGCGSDKAPKYFCFF